In Magnetospirillum sp. XM-1, a single window of DNA contains:
- a CDS encoding two-component system response regulator: MTDDLRPTILVVDDTADNLKLMSGLLKDLYRVKIANSGEKALAIASGEAPPDLILLDIMMPGLDGYEVCRRLKADRATRDIPVIFLTAMSAAEDEEAGLKLGAVDYVTKPINPAVVLARVETQLKLKASADFLRDKADYLEAEVARRTRELAAIQDVTILAMASLAETRDSDTGNHIRRTQYYVRLLAENLKDHPRFVATLDETTIDMLFKSAPLHDIGKVGIPDRILLKPGRFEPHEFEIMKTHTTLGRDAIEHAERSLGTPVQFLAMAKEIAYGHQEKWDGSGYPLGIGGDDIPVSARLMAVADVYDALISRRVYKEGMPHEKAVAIIAEGSGSHFDPDIVDTFMALQDQFKAIADRFADSEQDMEVKRKLLEQAGCQPTG, from the coding sequence ATGACCGACGATCTCCGCCCGACCATCCTGGTGGTCGACGACACCGCCGACAATCTGAAGCTGATGAGCGGCCTGCTCAAGGACCTCTACCGGGTCAAGATCGCCAACAGCGGTGAGAAGGCCCTGGCCATCGCGTCCGGCGAGGCGCCGCCCGACCTCATCTTGCTGGACATCATGATGCCGGGCCTCGACGGCTACGAGGTCTGCCGCCGTCTCAAGGCCGACCGCGCCACCCGCGATATTCCGGTCATCTTCCTCACCGCCATGAGCGCTGCCGAGGACGAGGAGGCCGGCCTCAAACTGGGCGCCGTGGACTACGTGACCAAGCCCATCAATCCGGCCGTGGTGCTGGCCCGGGTCGAGACCCAGCTGAAGCTCAAGGCCAGCGCCGACTTCCTGCGCGACAAGGCCGATTACCTGGAGGCGGAAGTGGCGCGGCGCACCCGCGAACTGGCCGCCATCCAGGACGTGACCATCCTGGCCATGGCCTCCCTGGCGGAAACGCGGGATTCCGACACCGGCAACCACATTCGCCGCACCCAGTATTACGTCCGCCTCCTGGCGGAGAACCTGAAGGACCATCCCCGCTTCGTCGCCACCCTCGACGAAACGACCATCGACATGCTGTTCAAGTCGGCGCCGCTGCACGACATCGGCAAGGTCGGCATTCCCGACCGCATCTTGTTGAAGCCCGGACGCTTCGAGCCGCATGAATTCGAGATCATGAAAACCCACACCACCTTGGGCCGCGACGCCATCGAGCACGCCGAGCGGTCGCTGGGCACGCCGGTGCAGTTCCTGGCCATGGCCAAGGAAATCGCCTACGGCCACCAGGAGAAATGGGACGGAAGCGGCTATCCGCTCGGCATCGGCGGCGACGACATTCCCGTCTCGGCCCGCCTGATGGCGGTAGCCGACGTCTACGACGCCCTGATCAGCCGCCGCGTCTACAAGGAAGGCATGCCGCACGAAAAGGCGGTGGCCATCATCGCCGAAGGTTCGGGGTCCCACTTCGATCCCGACATCGTCGACACCTTCATGGCCCTTCAGGACCAGTTCAAGGCCATTGCCGACCGCTTCGCCGATTCCGAACAGGATATGGAGGTCAAGCGGAAGCTGCTGGAACAGGCCGGGTGTCAGCCCACCGGCTGA
- a CDS encoding response regulator, giving the protein MNETELRRIKVLLVDDEPFIRLTLRQILIQIGIPPSNLYEAGDVKAAISETLRIRPSVVLCDIHMPGDDGFAYVATLQKAPLPEVAATPVVMLTSDSGEEAVMTAKGLHVSGYLVKPVSIASVKKSIERALKVSLP; this is encoded by the coding sequence ATGAATGAAACGGAACTTCGCCGCATCAAGGTGTTGTTGGTGGACGACGAGCCGTTCATCCGGCTGACGCTGCGCCAGATTCTGATACAGATCGGCATTCCGCCGTCCAACCTCTACGAGGCCGGCGACGTCAAGGCCGCCATTTCGGAGACCCTGCGCATCCGCCCTTCCGTGGTGCTGTGCGACATCCACATGCCGGGCGACGACGGCTTCGCCTATGTGGCGACCCTGCAGAAGGCCCCGCTTCCTGAAGTCGCGGCCACGCCGGTGGTGATGCTGACCTCGGATTCGGGCGAAGAGGCGGTGATGACCGCCAAGGGCCTGCACGTGTCGGGCTATCTGGTCAAGCCGGTGTCCATCGCTTCCGTCAAGAAGTCCATCGAACGCGCCCTCAAGGTTAGCCTGCCATGA
- a CDS encoding PAS domain S-box protein, whose translation MNRLLNTLERVSLRTKLLSGFAILLALTVLLGAVGLYNQNVLNKGSHRLYEIDLKGISHLKDARVELAKMGRALRQAILAPDAGERERAIVLLNESEARLGLEIKDAQAHVIRDENKKNLASFEEQYRSYKASVDQTLALLRKNSAEAAIAVASPEFQHLGVNADAALALLSDYKEEQARIEVANASAAAEGAILLTLSLLAGAVAISLLAALAVTLSVRRPIDRLSAVVTELATGKLDLDVPGTDLPNEVGALARAIDVLRADSRQMEEQRWVKTHLAAISAELQTSANPGELARKLFSMLAPLLKLGQAAFYVMDESGKHLSLQGGYAHRERKSLEQGFAVGEGLVGQCALERSPIVITQPPADYIRIGGATGDMAPKSIAVVPVLRGDNLLAVVEFATIEGFGPRDQALLDGIMPVLAMSLEIIERTNKTQQLLAETQIQAATLAASERQIAARKQELEVINDQLAEQGRLVEEQAGELGRERSLLRSLIDSIPDVIFVKDMLGVYLVGNQAFAEMIGKPLDAIVGKTDFDLFPPEKADQYRQNDVTMVAEGKTLTCEESGTYPDGRVAHFEATKVPLHSPDGTLLGLIGIARDITQRKSAELALAEAEERSRLILGSVSEGIAGLAPDGRITFINPAGAQMLGYEIADLVGKGMHALVHHSYPDGKAFPRECCPMHLTSVDGAPRTVADEVLWRGDGTSFPVEYATTPVMKDGQVVGTVVSFRDITERKAAAEALIAERERLQNILDKSPISIAITVDGEIQFANPIVMEKFGFRVGDYAPNVYVRQSDRDALLESLHRDGIVRNREVQMWSVDKTPLDMLVTYLPIPFNGRTGILSWLMDITERKAAENAIRDQAAFQEALVDTIPYPLFYKGPDGRFLGFNRAYEQTFGVARQKLIGKRVLDLDYLPESDRITYQAEDEAVIANASVVQKEMPIPFADGKVHDTLYYVSGFRKVDGTAGGLVGTFVDVSDRKKVEEIERFNRLALGREQRIIDLKRRINELALRLGLPPAFLSPEQAEEADDTTSDVVVPQVLDGEAIRGAFVALLRENELQSLFADFCEAVGIAAAIIDPQGDILAAARWQRACTDFHRVNPQSCARCIESDTELALNLQEGKDYAMYRCRNGMTDCASPIVIAGHHVANVFIGQFHTGSLDEAFFAAQADELGFDRAEYLAAVREAPVIDEVRLPFILGFLARFAKLVGSFAVEQWKARQAEAAIRTHVVEASRERVAAISLAEDAEHARAEVVEYKEHLEDLVEERTAELAIAKEKAEAASQAKADFLANMSHEIRTPMNAIIGMSHLALKTELNPRQKDYVRKIQQSGQHLLGIINDILDFSKIEAGKLAVERTEVHLDKVLDNVANLITDKATAKGLELVFDVGADVPNDLEGDPLRLGQILINYANNAIKFTEKGEITIRVRLGQDLGGEVVLRFEVRDTGIGLTEEQKGRLFQSFQQADSSTTRKYGGTGLGLAISKKLAELMGGSVGVESVPDKGSTFWFTATLGKGKPRRKLLPKPDLRGRRMLVVDDNENARAVLVDMLSSMSFKVDDVDSGPAAVDAIRNTAGGAPYEIVFLDWQMPGMDGIETAYAIKGLGLPVTPHLIMVTAHGREEVMKGAETAGIEEVLIKPVNPSLLFDSAMRSLGAVLEDEPDSVPDAAGVSAADLAGLKGLKVLLVEDNDFNQQVATELLADGGVVVEIAENGAVAVDKVRAGVYDMVLMDMQMPVMDGITATREIRKMGHADLPIIAMTANAMQADRDRCLEAGMNDHLAKPIDPDEMFATLLKWRRAAAPSPAPSPAAPPSQPAAGDIPTDIPGLDTNAGLKRVRGKRPLYLDMLRKFATGQKNAVGDIGAALAAGDLATAERIAHTLKGIAGNVGAAALQSLAADVEAAIKAGKDSSAPLAALAPVLSELTGRVAAALAPPEEAPGPGGDAAGLIQRLRALLADSDAEAEELVVNNLPLLRSALGSRADSIARHVVDFDFDRALGLLDDKPAAAPPALPEIDPDVFDFERMGPVYKWDMGRLRPILAAFLDDAAAKVGRITAESDLAALREAAHGLKGTANTAGAVRLGRLAADIEDAAKAGNAEGVAMLAPLLPVTLDELRDALASFNAENGNAEKGAS comes from the coding sequence ATGAACCGTCTGCTGAATACCCTGGAACGCGTGTCGCTGCGAACCAAGCTGTTGTCGGGCTTTGCCATCCTTCTGGCCCTGACCGTCCTGCTGGGCGCGGTTGGGCTTTACAATCAGAACGTCCTCAACAAAGGCTCCCACCGGCTCTACGAGATCGACCTGAAGGGTATTTCCCACCTCAAGGACGCCCGGGTCGAACTGGCCAAGATGGGCCGGGCACTACGCCAGGCCATTCTCGCCCCGGACGCGGGAGAACGCGAACGGGCCATCGTCCTTCTGAACGAATCCGAGGCCAGGCTCGGCCTGGAGATCAAGGACGCCCAAGCCCACGTCATTCGCGACGAGAACAAGAAGAACCTGGCCAGCTTCGAGGAGCAATACCGGTCCTATAAGGCGAGCGTCGACCAGACCCTGGCCCTGCTGCGCAAGAACAGCGCGGAAGCCGCCATCGCCGTCGCCAGCCCCGAGTTCCAGCATCTGGGCGTCAATGCGGATGCGGCCCTCGCCCTTTTATCCGACTACAAGGAGGAACAGGCCCGCATCGAGGTCGCCAATGCTTCGGCCGCGGCCGAGGGCGCCATCCTGCTGACCTTGTCCTTGCTGGCCGGCGCCGTCGCCATCAGCCTGCTCGCCGCCCTGGCGGTCACCCTGTCGGTTCGCCGCCCCATCGACCGCCTCAGCGCCGTGGTGACGGAACTGGCCACCGGCAAGCTGGATCTGGACGTTCCGGGAACCGACCTGCCCAACGAGGTGGGCGCCCTGGCCCGCGCCATCGACGTGCTTAGGGCCGATTCCCGCCAGATGGAGGAGCAGCGCTGGGTCAAGACCCATCTGGCCGCCATTTCCGCCGAACTCCAGACCTCGGCCAATCCCGGCGAACTGGCGCGCAAGCTGTTCTCCATGCTGGCGCCGCTGCTCAAGCTGGGCCAGGCGGCCTTCTACGTCATGGATGAAAGCGGCAAGCACCTCAGCCTGCAGGGCGGCTACGCCCACCGCGAGCGCAAGAGCCTGGAACAGGGCTTCGCCGTCGGCGAGGGCCTGGTCGGCCAATGCGCGCTGGAACGCTCCCCCATCGTCATCACCCAGCCGCCCGCCGATTACATCCGCATCGGCGGCGCCACCGGGGACATGGCGCCGAAATCCATCGCGGTTGTTCCGGTCCTGCGCGGCGACAACCTGCTGGCCGTGGTGGAATTCGCCACCATCGAGGGCTTCGGCCCGCGCGATCAGGCGCTGCTGGACGGCATCATGCCGGTCCTGGCCATGAGCCTCGAGATCATCGAGCGCACCAACAAGACCCAGCAATTGCTGGCCGAGACGCAAATCCAGGCGGCGACCCTGGCCGCCTCGGAACGCCAGATCGCCGCCCGCAAGCAGGAGCTGGAGGTCATCAACGACCAACTGGCCGAACAGGGCCGGCTGGTGGAGGAACAGGCCGGGGAACTGGGGCGCGAACGCTCGCTGCTGCGCTCGCTGATCGATTCCATCCCCGACGTCATCTTCGTCAAGGACATGCTGGGGGTCTATCTGGTCGGCAACCAGGCCTTCGCGGAGATGATCGGCAAGCCGCTCGACGCCATCGTCGGCAAGACCGATTTCGACCTCTTCCCGCCCGAGAAAGCCGACCAGTACCGCCAGAACGACGTCACCATGGTCGCCGAGGGCAAGACCCTGACCTGCGAGGAGAGCGGCACCTATCCCGACGGCCGGGTGGCCCATTTCGAAGCCACCAAGGTGCCGCTGCACAGCCCGGACGGCACCTTGCTGGGCCTGATCGGCATCGCCCGCGACATCACCCAGCGCAAGAGCGCCGAGCTGGCGCTGGCCGAGGCGGAGGAGCGTTCGCGCCTGATCCTCGGTTCCGTCAGCGAGGGCATCGCCGGGCTTGCTCCCGATGGCCGGATAACCTTCATCAATCCGGCCGGCGCCCAAATGCTGGGCTACGAGATCGCCGACCTGGTGGGCAAGGGCATGCACGCCCTTGTTCACCACTCCTATCCCGACGGGAAGGCCTTTCCCAGGGAATGCTGCCCCATGCACCTGACCAGCGTGGATGGGGCCCCGCGCACCGTGGCCGACGAGGTGCTCTGGCGCGGCGACGGAACCAGCTTCCCGGTGGAATACGCCACGACGCCGGTAATGAAGGACGGTCAAGTTGTCGGCACCGTGGTGTCGTTCCGCGACATCACCGAGCGCAAGGCAGCCGCCGAGGCCCTGATCGCCGAGCGCGAAAGGCTCCAGAACATCCTGGACAAGAGCCCCATCAGCATCGCCATCACGGTCGATGGCGAAATCCAGTTCGCCAATCCCATCGTCATGGAGAAATTCGGCTTCCGCGTGGGCGACTACGCCCCCAACGTCTATGTCCGCCAATCGGATCGGGATGCGCTGCTGGAAAGCCTGCACAGGGACGGCATCGTCCGAAACAGGGAAGTCCAGATGTGGAGCGTCGACAAGACGCCGCTCGACATGCTGGTCACCTACCTGCCGATTCCTTTCAACGGCCGGACCGGCATTCTGTCCTGGCTGATGGACATCACCGAGCGCAAGGCGGCGGAAAACGCCATCCGCGATCAGGCCGCCTTCCAGGAAGCCCTGGTGGACACCATCCCCTATCCCCTGTTCTACAAGGGGCCGGACGGCCGTTTCCTCGGCTTCAACCGCGCCTACGAACAGACGTTCGGCGTGGCGCGGCAAAAACTCATCGGCAAACGGGTTCTCGATCTCGACTATCTGCCCGAATCCGACCGCATCACCTATCAGGCCGAGGATGAAGCGGTCATCGCCAACGCGTCGGTGGTTCAAAAGGAGATGCCCATCCCCTTCGCCGACGGCAAGGTTCACGACACGCTCTATTACGTCTCGGGCTTCCGCAAGGTCGATGGAACGGCGGGCGGTCTGGTCGGGACATTCGTCGATGTCTCCGACCGCAAGAAGGTGGAAGAGATCGAACGCTTCAACCGGCTGGCGCTTGGCCGTGAACAGAGGATCATCGACCTCAAGCGCCGGATCAACGAGCTGGCCTTGCGATTGGGGCTGCCGCCCGCCTTCCTGTCGCCCGAGCAGGCCGAGGAGGCCGACGACACGACCAGCGACGTCGTCGTTCCCCAGGTTCTGGACGGCGAGGCCATTCGCGGGGCCTTTGTCGCCTTGCTGCGCGAAAATGAACTGCAGAGCCTGTTCGCGGATTTCTGCGAGGCGGTCGGCATCGCCGCCGCCATCATCGATCCCCAGGGCGACATCCTGGCCGCCGCCCGCTGGCAGCGAGCCTGCACCGACTTCCATCGGGTCAACCCGCAGAGCTGCGCCCGCTGCATCGAAAGCGACACCGAGCTTGCCCTCAACCTCCAGGAGGGCAAGGACTACGCCATGTACCGGTGCAGGAACGGCATGACCGATTGCGCCTCGCCGATCGTCATCGCCGGCCACCACGTGGCCAACGTCTTCATCGGCCAGTTCCACACAGGGTCCCTGGATGAAGCCTTCTTCGCCGCCCAGGCCGACGAGCTTGGCTTCGACCGGGCCGAATACCTGGCGGCAGTGCGCGAGGCGCCGGTCATCGACGAGGTGCGGCTGCCGTTCATCCTGGGCTTTCTGGCCCGCTTCGCCAAACTGGTCGGCTCGTTCGCGGTCGAGCAGTGGAAGGCGCGCCAGGCCGAGGCGGCCATCCGCACCCATGTCGTCGAGGCCAGCCGCGAGCGCGTCGCCGCCATCAGCCTGGCCGAGGATGCCGAGCACGCCCGCGCCGAGGTGGTGGAGTACAAGGAGCATCTCGAGGATCTGGTGGAGGAGCGGACCGCCGAACTGGCCATCGCCAAGGAGAAGGCCGAGGCCGCCTCCCAGGCCAAGGCCGACTTCCTGGCCAATATGAGCCATGAAATCCGCACGCCCATGAACGCCATCATCGGCATGAGCCATCTGGCGCTGAAGACCGAGCTCAATCCGCGCCAGAAGGATTATGTCAGGAAGATCCAGCAATCGGGCCAACACCTGCTGGGCATCATCAACGACATCCTGGACTTCTCGAAGATCGAGGCCGGCAAGCTGGCGGTGGAGCGGACCGAGGTCCACCTGGACAAGGTGCTGGACAACGTCGCCAACCTGATCACCGACAAGGCCACGGCCAAGGGCCTGGAACTGGTGTTCGACGTAGGCGCCGACGTGCCCAACGACCTGGAGGGAGACCCGCTCCGCCTGGGCCAGATCCTCATCAACTACGCCAACAACGCCATCAAGTTCACCGAGAAGGGCGAGATCACCATCCGGGTCCGCCTGGGCCAGGACCTGGGCGGCGAGGTGGTGCTGCGCTTCGAGGTCAGGGACACCGGGATCGGCCTGACCGAGGAGCAGAAGGGACGGCTGTTCCAGAGCTTCCAGCAGGCGGATTCCTCCACCACCCGCAAATACGGCGGCACCGGCCTGGGCCTGGCCATTTCCAAGAAGCTGGCCGAACTGATGGGCGGCAGCGTCGGAGTGGAATCGGTGCCCGACAAGGGATCGACCTTCTGGTTCACCGCCACGCTGGGCAAGGGCAAGCCGCGGCGCAAGCTGTTGCCCAAGCCCGATCTGCGCGGGCGGCGCATGCTGGTGGTCGACGACAACGAGAACGCCCGGGCCGTGCTGGTCGACATGCTGTCCTCCATGTCGTTCAAGGTGGACGACGTGGATTCGGGGCCTGCTGCGGTGGACGCCATCCGCAATACCGCCGGCGGCGCGCCCTACGAGATCGTCTTCCTCGACTGGCAGATGCCGGGAATGGACGGCATCGAGACGGCCTACGCCATCAAGGGCCTGGGCCTGCCCGTGACCCCGCACCTGATCATGGTGACCGCCCATGGCCGCGAGGAGGTCATGAAGGGCGCGGAAACCGCCGGAATTGAGGAAGTGCTGATCAAGCCGGTCAATCCCTCGCTGCTGTTCGATTCCGCCATGCGCAGTCTGGGCGCCGTCCTGGAGGACGAACCGGATTCGGTCCCCGACGCCGCAGGCGTTTCCGCTGCCGATCTGGCCGGGCTCAAGGGGTTGAAGGTGCTCCTGGTGGAGGACAACGACTTCAACCAGCAGGTGGCGACCGAATTGCTGGCCGATGGCGGCGTCGTGGTGGAGATTGCCGAGAACGGCGCAGTGGCCGTGGACAAGGTCCGGGCCGGTGTCTACGACATGGTGCTGATGGACATGCAGATGCCGGTGATGGACGGCATCACCGCCACCCGCGAGATCCGCAAGATGGGCCACGCGGATCTTCCCATCATCGCCATGACCGCCAACGCCATGCAGGCCGACCGGGACCGCTGCCTGGAAGCGGGAATGAACGACCATCTGGCCAAGCCCATCGATCCCGACGAGATGTTCGCCACCTTGCTGAAATGGCGTCGGGCGGCGGCGCCCTCCCCCGCTCCGTCGCCGGCCGCGCCCCCGTCGCAGCCGGCGGCCGGCGATATTCCGACCGACATTCCCGGCCTGGACACCAATGCCGGGTTGAAGCGGGTGCGGGGCAAGCGGCCGCTTTATCTCGACATGCTGCGCAAGTTCGCGACGGGCCAGAAGAATGCGGTCGGCGACATCGGCGCAGCCCTGGCGGCCGGCGATTTAGCCACCGCCGAGCGAATCGCCCACACCCTGAAAGGCATCGCCGGCAATGTGGGCGCCGCCGCCCTGCAATCCCTGGCCGCCGATGTGGAGGCCGCGATCAAGGCGGGCAAGGATTCCTCTGCTCCGCTGGCGGCCCTGGCGCCGGTCCTGTCCGAGTTGACGGGGCGGGTGGCGGCGGCGCTGGCACCGCCCGAGGAAGCTCCGGGGCCCGGGGGCGATGCCGCCGGGCTGATCCAACGGCTGCGCGCCCTGCTGGCCGACAGCGACGCCGAGGCGGAAGAGCTGGTGGTGAACAACCTGCCCCTCCTGCGCTCGGCCTTGGGCAGCCGGGCCGATTCCATCGCCCGCCATGTGGTTGATTTCGATTTCGACCGGGCCTTGGGCCTGCTGGACGACAAGCCCGCCGCCGCGCCCCCCGCCCTTCCCGAAATCGACCCCGACGTCTTCGACTTCGAACGCATGGGGCCGGTGTACAAATGGGACATGGGACGGCTTCGTCCCATCCTGGCCGCCTTCCTCGACGATGCCGCCGCCAAGGTCGGGCGCATCACGGCGGAAAGCGACCTTGCCGCCCTGCGCGAGGCCGCCCACGGCCTCAAAGGGACGGCCAATACTGCCGGGGCCGTCCGTCTCGGCCGCCTGGCCGCCGATATCGAGGACGCCGCCAAGGCCGGCAATGCCGAAGGGGTCGCCATGCTGGCGCCTCTGCTGCCGGTGACCCTGGACGAACTGCGTGACGCCCTCGCCTCCTTCAACGCCGAAAATGGCAACGCCGAAAAAGGTGCCTCATGA
- a CDS encoding HlyD family type I secretion periplasmic adaptor subunit, with product MSTNPTPNPGQNLVNVPQPDKVPQAAASSKSVIKLSNRQSRHLAQALVLEESGTSGMVRFTMMLASATTAAFVVWAALTDVPEIATAEGQVIPSGQVQAVQHLEGGIVQDILARDGDLVEAGATIVRLNPAQAISDLEQTRAREATLLIKAERLRALAEERQPDFSHMPQGYDRLISDNLAIFNSQSQARDTSRSVILSQMEQKRSDLRLLESQERSLREQIGPLQEEMNMRQELVAKGLVSRVVYLDTKRELSRVQGELARLIGQEVTAREALGEVENRLMDNKSSLQKATMDDLGTTINELAQVQESIGRLEDRVKRLEIVAPVRGLVKGLAVKNQGAVIQAGGNVCEVVPVENQMKVDAKINTKDVGHLKIGQPVRVKVTTYDFARYGAVDGTLTKISASSFADEKGNPFFKGVIDLKHNYVGLTPGRYGIQPGMSVTAEIITGDKTLLQYMLKPIFTQIQQSFHER from the coding sequence ATGAGCACGAACCCGACCCCGAATCCGGGCCAGAACCTGGTCAACGTCCCCCAGCCCGACAAGGTGCCCCAGGCGGCAGCTTCGTCGAAGTCGGTGATCAAGCTGTCCAACCGGCAGTCGCGGCACCTGGCCCAGGCCCTGGTGCTGGAGGAGAGCGGCACCTCGGGCATGGTCCGCTTCACCATGATGCTGGCCAGCGCCACCACCGCCGCCTTCGTGGTGTGGGCGGCGCTGACCGACGTGCCGGAAATCGCCACCGCCGAGGGGCAGGTCATTCCCTCGGGGCAGGTTCAGGCGGTTCAGCATCTGGAAGGCGGCATCGTCCAGGATATCCTGGCCCGCGACGGCGATCTGGTGGAGGCGGGAGCCACCATCGTCCGGCTCAATCCCGCCCAGGCCATCTCCGATCTGGAGCAGACCAGGGCGCGCGAAGCCACCCTGCTGATCAAGGCCGAGCGCCTGCGCGCCTTGGCCGAGGAGCGTCAGCCCGATTTCTCCCATATGCCCCAGGGCTATGACCGCCTCATCTCGGACAATCTGGCCATCTTCAACAGCCAGTCCCAGGCCCGCGACACCTCGCGCTCGGTGATCCTGTCGCAGATGGAGCAGAAGCGCTCGGACCTGCGCCTGCTGGAATCCCAGGAGCGCTCGCTGCGCGAGCAGATCGGGCCGCTGCAGGAAGAGATGAACATGCGCCAGGAACTGGTCGCCAAGGGTCTGGTGTCCCGGGTGGTCTACCTGGACACCAAGCGCGAGCTGTCACGCGTCCAGGGCGAACTGGCCCGCCTGATCGGCCAGGAAGTGACGGCGCGCGAGGCCCTGGGCGAGGTGGAAAACCGCCTGATGGACAACAAGTCGTCGCTGCAGAAGGCGACCATGGACGATTTGGGCACCACCATCAACGAACTGGCCCAGGTGCAGGAAAGCATCGGCCGTCTCGAGGATCGGGTGAAGCGCCTGGAGATCGTCGCCCCGGTGCGCGGCCTGGTCAAGGGATTGGCGGTCAAGAACCAGGGCGCCGTCATTCAGGCCGGCGGCAATGTCTGCGAGGTGGTCCCCGTCGAAAACCAGATGAAGGTGGACGCCAAGATCAACACCAAGGATGTCGGCCATCTGAAGATCGGCCAGCCGGTGCGGGTCAAGGTCACCACCTACGACTTCGCCCGCTACGGCGCGGTGGACGGGACGCTGACCAAGATTTCCGCCTCCAGCTTCGCCGACGAGAAGGGCAACCCCTTCTTCAAGGGCGTGATCGACCTCAAGCACAATTACGTCGGCCTGACGCCCGGCCGCTACGGCATTCAGCCCGGCATGTCGGTGACGGCGGAAATCATCACCGGCGACAAGACCTTGCTGCAATACATGCTCAAGCCGATCTTCACCCAGATCCAGCAGTCGTTCCACGAGCGCTGA